One region of Mus musculus strain C57BL/6J chromosome 15, GRCm38.p6 C57BL/6J genomic DNA includes:
- the Scube1 gene encoding signal peptide, CUB and EGF-like domain-containing protein 1 isoform X3: MNNGSCEQGCVNTKGSYECVCPPGRRLHWNQKDCVEMNGCLSRSKASAQAQLSCGKVGGVENCFLSCLGHSLFMPDSESSYILSCGVPGLQGKTLPKRNGTSSSTGPGCSDAPTTPIRQKARFKIRDAKCHLQPRSQERAKDTLRHPLLDNCHVTFVTLKCDSSKKRRRGRKSPSKEVSHITAEFEVEMKVDEASGTCEADCMRKRAEQSLQAAIKILRKSIGRNQFYVQVLGTEYEVAQRPAKALEGTGTCGIGQILQDGKCVPCAPGTYFSGDPGQCMPCVSGTYQDMEGQLSCTPCPSSEGLGLAGARNVSECGGQCSPGYFSADGFKPCQACPVGTYQPEPGRTGCFPCGGGLLTKHTGTASFQDCEAKVHCSPGHHYNTTTHRCIRCPVGTYQPEFGQNHCISCPGNTSTDFDGSTNVTHCKNQHCGGELGDYTGYIESPNYPGDYPANAECVWHIAPPPKRRILIVVPEIFLPIEDECGDVLVMRKSASPTSVTTYETCQTYERPIAFTSRSRKLWIQFKSNEANSGKGFQVPYVTYDEDYQQLIEDIVRDGRLYASENHQEILKDKKLIKALFDVLAHPQNYFKYTAQESKEMFPRSFIKLLRSKVSRFLRPYK; the protein is encoded by the exons aGATGAACGGGTGCCTGTCTCGGTCCAAGGCCTCTGCCCAGGCCCAGCTGTCCTGTGGCAAGGTGGGTGGAGTGGAAAACTGCTTCCTGTCCTGCCTGGGCCACAGTCTCTTCATGCCAG ATTCAGAAAGCAGCTACATCCTGAGCTGTGGTGTTCCAGGTCTCCAGGGCAAGACACTGCCAAAACGCAATGGCACTAGCTCCAGTACAGGGCCCGGCTGCTCAG ATGCCCCCACCACCCCTATCAGACAGAAGGCCCGCTTCAAGATCAGAGATGCCAAGTGCCATCTCCAGCCCCGCAGCCAGGAGCGAGCCAAGGATACCCTGAGGCATCCCCTTTTAG ACAACTGCCACGTGACTTTTGTGACCCTCAAGTGTGACTCCTCCAAGAAGAGGCGCCGAGGCCGCAAGTCCCCATCCAAGGAGGTGTCCCACATCACAGCAGAGTTTGAGGTGGAGATGAAGGTGGATGAGGCCTCAG GCACCTGCGAAGCAGACTGCATGCGGAAGCGTGCCGAGCAGAGCCTGCAAGCCGCCATCAAGATTCTGCGCAAGTCCATTGGTCGGAACCAGTTCTATGTCCAGGTCTTGGGCACTGAGTACGAGGTGGCCCAGCGGCCAGCCAAAGCACTGGAGGGAACCGGGACTTGCGGCATAGGCCAAATACTACAGGACGGCAAGTGTG TACCGTGTGCTCCTGGCACCTACTTCAGTGGTGACCCAGGCCAGTGTATGCCATGCGTGTCGGGAACCTACCAGGACATGGAAGGCCAGCTCAGCTGCACGCCATGCCCCAGCAGCGAAGGACTGGGTCTGGCTGGTGCCCGAAACGTATCCGAATGTGGAG GCCAGTGCTCTCCAGGCTACTTCTCAGCGGATGGGTTCAAGCCTTGCCAGGCCTGCCCTGTGGGCACATACCAGCCCGAGCCTGGGCGAACCGGCTGCTTCCCCTGTGGAGGCGGGCTGCTCACCAAACACACGGGTACCGCCTCTTTCCAGGACTGCGAGGCCAAAG TGCATTGCTCTCCCGGACACCACTACAATACCACCACCCACCGGTGTATCCGCTGTCCCGTGGGCACCTATCAGCCCGAGTTTGGCCAGAACCATTGCATCTCCTGTCCGGGCAACACCAGCACCGATTTTGATGGTTCCACCAACGTCACACACTGCAAGA ACCAGCACTGCGGCGGCGAACTTGGTGACTACACAGGCTACATCGAGTCCCCCAACTACCCTGGCGACTACCCAGCCAATGCAGAGTGTGTGTGGCACATCGCACCTCCCCCAAAGCGCAGGATCCTAATCGTAGTCCCGGAGATCTTCCTACCCATCGAGGACGAGTGTGGTGATGTCCTggtcatgagaaagagtg CCTCGCCCACGTCAGTCACCACCTATGAGACGTGCCAGACCTATGAGCGGCCCATCGCCTTTACCTCCCGTTCCCGCAAACTCTGGATCCAGTTCAAATCCAACGAAGCCAACAGTGGCAAAGGGTTTCAAGTGCCCTATGTCACCTATGATG AGGACTACCAGCAGCTAATAGAAGACATCGTGCGTGATGGGCGCTTATATGCCTCGGAGAACCATCAGGAGATTTTGAAA GACAAGAAGCTGATCAAGGCCCTCTTTGACGTGCTGGCACACCCACAAAACTACTTCAAATACACAGCCCAGGAGTCCAAGGAGATGTTCCCCCGGTCCTTTATCAAACTTCTGCGTTCCAAAGTGTCTCGGTTCCTGCGGCCCTACAAATAA